The nucleotide sequence ACCAAGGACTTCAACGGCGTGAGCCTCTTCAGCGGCACGTCCCAGGCGGTGACGACCGACAGCGATGGCGGTACGTTCAGCATGAGCGGTGTGAACCTCGGCGCGACCACCTACACGACGGCCACGTCATCGACGGTCACCTCCACCACGAACGCAGCCACCGCGCTGACGAACGTGAAGGCGGCGATCACACAGCTCGCCTCTGACCGCGCCACGATCGGCGCTAACATCACCCGCCTGAACTCCACGAGCGAACAGCTGGGTGTGCTGAAAGACAACATGTCCGCTGCCAACAGCCGCATCAAAGATGTGGATGTGGCGGAGGAAAGCACGAAGTTCGCACGCTACAACATCCTGGTCCAGGCAGGCACGGCGATGTTGGCGCAGGCCAACTCCACGCCTCAGTCTGCCCTCCGTCTCTTGGGTTAATCCCCGAGGTCACGGCTCTCAGATTGAGCGGCTGTCCCGGACGGTGTTCGCGCACCGTCCGGGCTCAGCGGCAGGGAGGCGGATAAATTTTCTTCAAGTTTCTCCGCCTCCCAGCCGATAAGGGCGATAACCGATATCAGCGGCCGGCCATGCCGACCGCCCGGCTTTTATGGACCTAAGTTTGTCAGGATTGGCATCTGGCTTTGACTGGAAATCCCTTGTGGACCAGTTGACGGATGTGGAACGTACTCCGCAAAAGCGCCTGTTCAGCGAACAGTCGCTCATAAACCAGCGGAACAACGCCTATTCCAGCATCAAGACCCAGCTCGGTGTGCTCACCAATCGCATCAACGCGCTGAAAGACCCTGCGCTGTTCGATTCGCGCTCGGCTTCGAGCACGGATGCGACCATTGCCAGCGCTTCAGTCACCTCCGGCGCTCCCGCTGGACAATACGCTTTCGCCGTCACTCAATTGGCTTCCTCCGCTCGTCAGTTGGGCACCACTGATGCTGGGGCCTCTCTCAGCGCGACAAATGACGTCTCCGGTGTCGTTCTGGGTTCTGCCGGTTTCAGCACGGCGATCACTGCGGGAAATATCACGGTGAATGGCAAGCAGGTCGCCATCACTACTACAGATACCTTGCAAGATGTGTTCAACCGCATCGGCACAGCGACTGGTGGCGTCGTAACCGGCAGTTACGATTCGGCCACAGACAAGATCAGCCTCACCAGCAGCAACGGCAATGTCGTCCTCGGCAGTGCTACGGATACGAGCAATTTCCTGGCCGTCACCCGGTTGAATAACAATGGCGCGAACACGGTGAGCAGCTCTGCCAAGCTGGGTGGATTGAAACTCACAGGTGCGTTGTCCTCGGCGAATTTCGGCACCGCCCTCAGCGATGGCGGCAGTGGCGCAGGACAATTCAAGATCAACGGTGTGGCCATCTCCTTCAACGCCACGTCAGACAGCCTCACGAATGTCCTTGATCGTATCAACTCTTCCACCTCCGGGGTGAATGCGAGTTACGATGCTGTGAATGATCGCCTCGTGCTCACCAACAAAGTCACCGGCGACATCGGCGTGGCGATGGAAGACGTGACGGGCAATTTCCTCGCCGCGAGTGGATTAAGCGGCGGCACTTTGGAACGCGGTAAAAATCTGACCTACAAAGTGGATGATGGCCCGGAACTCACGAGCCAGACCAATACCATCACGCAGACCAGTTCTGGCATCACCGGTCTTTCTCTTTCCGTGCTGAAAGAAGGAACTGTAAAGATAGCCGTGTCCAGCGACACCTCGAAGATCAAAACCGCCATCACGGATTTCATGGCGGAATACAACCGTCTGCAAACGGTTGTGGATGGACAGACCGCCAGCACGACGGATGCGAAGGGCAAAGTGACGGCGGGCATCCTCGCGAATGATTCCACCGCTTATGATGTCGGTGCTTCTTTGCGCGCGGAAACGAACAGGATCGTCAACAGTTTGACCGGCTCGCTCAAGCGGCTCGATGACCTGGGCATCACTTCCAACGGTAAAGATAATGCGTTGGCTTTGACCACTTCCACGGCCCTGGACGAAGCGCTCGCGAACAATCTCGCCGGTGTCAAAAAACTTTTTACCGACAGCTCAGATGGCATCGCGACCCGCCTCTCCAAATGGATGGATAAGACCACTGGGGATACAGGCACGTTGACGACCAAGCAAAACAATCTGACCAAGGAAGCAGCCAATCTCGACACCCAGATGCTGGATCTGGAACGCCTCGTGCAGGCCAATAAAAATCGCCTCACCGCCAGCTTCGTGGCGATGGAAGTGGCGCAGGCCAAGATCAAGCAGCAGTCACAATATCTCTCACAGAAATTCGGCAGCTCCACAACTTCGGGCTGATGAATCCCATGCGCCACCACCTCACATTCAAGATCAAGCTGTTTCCCGCCCAAGTCACCTTGGACGGCGAAGTGGTGGCTTTGCCGGTGGAGGAGCGCAAATCACTGCGCAGCATCAAATGCGCGCTGGAAGGGATGGCGCTGCAACGCGAGCGCGTGCTGATCTCGATGGTGGTGGATGGTGTGCCGGTCAGTTTGCAAAGCACGCTCAAAGAAAAGATCGATTTCCGCTTTGTCGCGGGACGGACAGTGAGCATTGATTTTCTCGGATTGGAATTGCTTGTGGCGGCAAGACGCCAGGTGTTGGACTTGATCGACCGCTCGCGCCTCAACGCACTGCAAGTGCTTATCAATCCGCCCACGATCAGTCGCAAGCTCTGGCAGGAGATGCAACCGGACCTGCGTGAACCGTTGCTGACGCTCAGTTTCATGCCGGAGATCGGCTTGGCCTCGGTGGAAGGCCTGCCTGTGATGGCTCCTTCTCTGACTGCTCTCGCAGAAGACCTGCTCGCACTTTCGCGCCGCATGGAACTCCTGATCTGCGAGGAGCAGGATGTCTATGTGCTCTCCGAAGGATTTGAACTGATCGTCTGCTGGCTGGAAAACCTCCAAGAGGCGATCATGCGCGCCCGGAATTCGTTATATGCTGTGTCATTTGACTAGATTCCTGAAGGTGTTCATCGCACTGTTGCCCGGTGTGTGCGCTCTCTTCGTGGGAACTGCGAAGGGCGCAGAGGTGCGGAACTATTTCCAGGCAGAAGGCACAAACGCCCATCCCAAGCGCGTCGTCCTGCTGCCGCTGACTTTTGCTGCCGGTTATCCGGATGAAGGCTGGGCACGAACCAAACTGGAACCGCTTGTGCGAGAAAAGTGGCAACGGATGGAACGGTTTGAGGTGGTCACTGTTTCTGGCGATCAGCTTAAGCGCTGGACCGGCAAGCCGGAGTGGTTGAGCGAGGAGAGATTGCCGCCACGGCTGCTCGAACGTCTGGAATCAGAAACCGGTTGTGATGCGGTCATCTTCACCCATGTGCTGGGTTTTACCGCTTATCCGCCATTATCCCTCGGTTGGAAGATGCGGATGGTGACCATTGCGGAGGCCAAAACTCTTTGGGCCGTGGAATCCTGGTTTGATGGCAAACCGGAGCGCAAAATCGGCAGCCTCTTCAAAAATATCAGCCTTTTTGATGCTTTGGAAGCCTCAGGCTGGAAAGAGAGGAATTCGCCAGAGTTGTTGGCCCGCAACAGTTTAGACAAAGCTCTTCTCACCTTGCCATATCCACAGCTTATTTTGCCTAAAGTTTCTGCCAAACCTGCCGATACCCAAGCAAGAGTTGGCGCGAACCAACAGCAACCTCGCCTGCCAGCGAAGGAAAAGAAGTATGGAAATCAATCTGAACCAGCCACTGGTACCGCTACCGCGGACGTCGGGTCCGGTTCCGTCGAAAGCCCCGGCGAAGTCGCCGACTGATGAGACGGCCTTTGACCGCTCTCAATCCTTGGACCGCGCCTTGGCGCAGACCCCAGATGTCCGAGCCGATGTCATCGCCCGGGCCAAGAAGCTGGTGGCAGACCCGGCTTACCCGCCCACGGAAACAATCCGCAAGATCGCCAACCTGTTGGCTGTGAATCTAGAAAACGGCAACTGACCTGAAATCTGACGTCCTCAAAAAACCTCTTATGCGTCAAACCAATCTGCTCCGTTCCTATCGCCAGGTGGCCACCCAGACCGCTCCTCCGGGACAACTCGTCTTGATGCTTTTTGAGGGCGCCATCCGGTTTTTGGAACGGGCCATGACGGGCTTCGAGCTCGAAGACCCGATCGATTGCAACGAGACGATCAGTAACAACGTCATCCGCGCACAAGCGATCATTCACGAGTTGAATGTGTCGCTGAACATGGAAGCTGGCGGGGAATTTTCCCAGACGATGCGCCGGTTGTATAACTACCTCGACTATCGCCTGATGGAGAGCAACCTGAAGAAGGAGCCTGCGGGCATCAAAGAATCGCTTGCCCGCCTCATCACCTTGCGGGATGCGTGGGCCACCATGCTGTCCGGCCAGGGCCCGGCCCAAGCGGTCCAGGAAACGCCTGCTCCGGTGAACATGGCCGCCGCCTGACCTGATTTGCCATGAACACCGCATCTATCTGGTACGACTGGTTGAGCACGTGGCAGGACCTGACCATGGAGGAAGGTAACGCGATCACGGCCGAAGATTGGCCCCGCGTGGCCGAAGCTCAACTGCGCAAAAGCCTTTTGCAGGTGGAGATGGAAGCCTGCCTTGACAGCCAGCCCACCGGGCCTGAATGGTCCAACGAATGGCAGCGTGTGATCCGGTCGGAGCTGCACAATTCCGAGCTGTTGGAAAGCATCTACCAACGGCGCCGGGCAGAAAGCCGGGAGCTGGAAACATCGAGTCAGAATTTGAAATCAGTACGCCGCACTTATGGTGGCGGAAAGGCACTGGCCGGGTGGCAATCCTATGGCTGATGCCGGATCAAAAAGCTCTGGACGGAAACGGATAACGGGAGGAAACTCTGCCTAACGTTCCGGGAGGGCTTGCTCAGGCAGCAGCGTCGTCGTTTGACGACTTGGAAAGATTCACATGAGCCCGGCCTTGGAACAGCGCAGCAGCAACATGACCGTACGAGCGACAGGGTTGAGTTCCACCGCCAGGTACAATGGAAGTGCATCCGTCTGGCTGGAGGCGGGGCACGTGGTGGTGGACCATCTGGGCAAGGTCGTACATCTGGGTGACTCGATGGCCCGTTGGCTGGGATTGAAACAGTTCACGCCGGGCCAAAGCCTCGAACAAACTCTTGCCCCCCGCTTTCCCATCCTGCCGCTGGTTTTTCACGAGATATTGCAGAGCGAGTCGGGTGGTGCGGTTGAATTACGCTCGAGCGATTCCGAATCCGCCGCATGGGTGCAATGCGAAGTGGTGCCCGGTCCCGCCTGCCAGTTCCTGCGGTTCGCTTCCATTTTGCCTCCCCTGTCAGAACTGAGCGAAGGCGCTTGGGATCAGCATTTGCAGAGTGATGCCGCCGTACGCGAGATGTTCCTGCGATCAGTGCGCACCGAAGCACAACTGGGGAGCATCACGCAACGCTGGCCGGGTGTGATCTTCAGCCAGAGTGCGGATTACGGTTTCAGTTTCGCCAGCCAGCGCATCGAGGAGCTTACAGGTTATACGTTGGAGCAATTGCGTCATCGTCCGGGCTTGTTCTGGCAGATGGTCCACGAGGCGGATGCTGACGATTTGCAAACGCAATGGTCCAAGCTGGACCGCCAGAACTCATCCATATCCGTCTCTTACCGTTTGCGTCACGCCACGACGGGACGGGTGGCTTACATCATGGATCAGCGCGAAGCCATTTTTAGCGAGAATGGATTGTTGCTCGGTTTTGAAGGGGTCTGGCTGGATGTCACCCGCCAGACGATCGCGGAACGGCGGCTCTCTTCGGCTGCCTGGAAAGAAACCATCGCCGTGCTGACGATGGGATTGGCCCATGATTTCAGCAACATCATGGCCGGCATCCATTCGCTCAGTGAGGCATTCACGGCGGAACTGGACTCTTCCCATCCCCACCATGAAGGTCTGGCGCTCATCCGCCAGAATGCGATGCAAGCAAGTCATCTCGTTCGCCGCATCCTGAGCCTGCACAATGACAAAGTGGGCGAGCTCAATTACTACAATCTTAACGAGGTGGTGGCAGACACGGTAGAACTGATGCGCAAAACAGTCCCGCGTCGCATCGACATCCGCACAGTGTTGCATGCCGAAGGACTGCCGCTCTTCGTCGATGCCGTGGAACTGCGCCAGGTGGCGATCAATCTCATGGTCAATGCCATGGATGCGATGCCGTTGGGCGGTATGCTTGAAGTATCCACATCATTGCACGAGAACGTGGATGCCGCCGGACTCGTGATCGGTCATGTAGGCCGTTCGCCCGTGATCTGCCTGACGGTGAAGGACACCGGTTGCGGCATCCCGCAGAGCAAACTCGGTTCTATCTTCGATCCGTTCTTCACCACCAAGGCGGTGAACAAAGGCTCGGGTCTTGGTCTTTACAACGCCCGGCTTTTCGTGGAGAAACATCACGGTGCGATCAGCGTGGACTCGCATTTGGGCGCGGGCGCGACATTCAAAGTCTGGCTGCCGCAGGCGGATTTCACGGAGAACGACCGTGTGGAGCCCACGGGCCTGCCGGTGAGACACACGATCCTGCTGTTGGGGCGCAGCGGCCGTCCGATGGAGCGCATGCTGCAATATCTGCGCGAACACGGGCTCTATGTGGTAGGCTGCCTCAGCGCGGATTCCGCGCAAGAAGCCTTGAGCAGTCCGCAGTATCAGTTCGCCGCTGTGCTGGGATTGTGTGACCGGGACAGTGAATGGATATGGAGCTTTCTGGGCACCCAGCGCCAGCTGCGGAGCCCGTTGAAAGCGGCTGTTCAAATCTTGGGCCATAATGTCGATGAGTTGAACACTCAGTTCATGACGGGGGCAGACATGATATTTTCTCCAGACACATCCGAGCTGGAATTGCTGACGCGGTTGCAGAGCCTGCTGCCTGCCGCTGAACCGCCGACGCCATGAGCACGTCCACAGCCAACAACACTTCGCCACACCGCATCCTCATCGTAGATGACGAGGAGATCGTGATGGTCGGCCTGCGCGAGACGCTCACGCGCGCGGGGTATCAAGTAAAGACATCTTCAAATCCTCTGCCCGCCTTGGAACTGCTCCAGCAGGAACAGTTCGCCGTGATCATCTCGGATCATCAGATGCCGCAGATGACGGGTTTGGAATTCCTGGCATTGGCCAAGCAGATCCAGCCGGATGCCACACGCATCTTGATCACTGCAGTGTTGAGCCTCGATACGGTGATCGATGCCATCAACAAGGGAGAGATATACCGTTTCATCGTCAAACCGTGGCTCCGGGAAGAATTGCTGGCGACCGTGAAGAATGCCGCCCAGCGCTTCGACCTCTTGTGCAAGAACGCTTTGTTGCAAGCGACCACGCTGGCGATGAACGACAAGCTCACCCAGTTGAACCGCGAGCTTGAAGCGCGTGTGAAGCAGGTGGATGAACAAAACCAGCGTCTAGCTGTGTTGAATGAAGCGCTGCAGACGAACCTGTTCCGTTCCGTGGAATTGTGCCTGCATACGATGGAGTCTTTTTATCCCACGTTGGGCAGCCAAGGCCGTCGAGTGCATGATATCTGCGATGCGATAGGCCATTCACTGAATTTCCCGCCTGAGCAACAACAGGCTTTTGAGATCAGCGCCTGGCTGCACGACATCGGTCTTGTAAGTGTTCCGCGCCAGATCATCCGCAAGTGGCAGACGGAACCTCACAAGCTCAATGAGAGCGACAAGGCGATCATCCGGCAGCATCCCATCTTGGGCCAGGAGCTTGCCCGCTTCGTGCACGATCTCGAGATTGTGGGCCTGATCATCCGTTCGCATCACGAGCGCTTTGATGGCCAGGGCTATCCCGACATGCTCCAGGGTGAGCAGATCCCATGGTCCGCACGTCTTCTCGCGGTGGCAGTTGGCTACGCGGACAGCATCTATTTGACGGATAAGGACGCGCTCGAAGCCGTCAAACTTGGCAGCGGCAAAGCTTACGATCCAGAAGCAGTCCGGGCATTTCTGCGGGCCTTGCCCGATGCTCAAATACCAGCGCGCCAGCGTGAAGTGCTTTTGAGTGAATTGCGTCCCGGCATGGTGCTCGCCCGCGGCATCTATACTCCCAGTGGCATTCTCCTCATCCCTGAGGGGCAGCAGTTGAATGGGCCCTCCATCGATAAATTGCTAAACCACAATCAAATTAATCCGATAAGCCAGTCGTTAGTAGTCTATTGCTAATGACTTCCGGAAGCAGGTTGGCTGGCGCACCGTCGCCGGCTGAGTCTGACGGAGCGCGTGCCCAGTGGTGGCGCAATCTGTTCGAAGGCTCAGATGATGCCCATTTTGTCTGCCGTTCCAACGGCGAAGTGGTCGAAGCAAACCGCCGTGCCCGCGAGTTCTTCCCCTGTCCGCCAGGTGAGCGGTTGAATCTCCTCGATTTGTTGACGGATCAGGTGGCTGCGAGAGTCCGTGGTATCCTGGCGCGTCGGCGCGATCATCAGGAAAGCATCAGTGGTGTCTCCCTGCTCACGCATGGACGGCTTACGCTCATCGCCGATCTCGTGCTCACTCCGCTGGGGCCGACGTGTGCTTTGTTGACGTTGCGGGATGCGACACGTCGCTGGCGGATGGAATCGCATATGCAGCGCCTTGCCACGGCGATCGATTCCACTTCAGATGTCTTTTATCTCACGGATGCCGAGTGCCGCATCACGTTCGTCAACGCTGCATTCCAAGATGTCACCGGGCACAGCATCGAGGATGCCTTGGGGCGCGATTCCAATTTCCTGCGTGCTGAGCACCAGGAGAAGACGGTCAAAGAATATCTAAAAGCCGTTCAGGGAGGACGCGACTGGTCTGGCGAGCTGGTGAATGTGCGCAGTGATGGCAGCACGTATCCCGTCGCGGCCACCATCTCACCGATCAATGATCGCAATGGTGAATTCATCGGGTTCGTGGCGAATGAACGCGAGATCACCGCCTGGAAGCGGCTGCAGGATGAAGTGCTGATGGAGCGCAATTACGCGCGCAGCATCATCGATTCCATCGAGTCCGCGATCTACACGGTGGACCGGCACCTCAAGTTGACGCATGTGAACGAAGCATGGCGCAAGTTTCCCGCCGAGCATGGCTGGCTTGATATGAAGCAGGCACCCAGGACGGGCGCATATCTGCTGGATCACGTCCGCAGTTTAGAACAGAAGGAGCAGTTGCGCGGCTACTTTGAGCAGGCGCTTTACACACGCCAGCCGGTGGAGTTCCAGACGAATTGCGGCGGGCGTCACTGGTTCTCGCGCATCTCCCCCTGGCTGCATGCGGGCGAGGTGATCGGCCTTATCTATCAGGTTTCAGACCAGACGGGTTTTCATAAGTTGCAGAACCAGCTCTATCAGGCGCAGAAGATGGAGACGGTCGGTACACTGGCCGCGGGTGTCGCGCATGATTTCAACAATCTGCTGCAAGTCATCCGCGGCAATACGACCTTGCTGGGCATGAACAAACAGTTGTCTGAGGACGTGCTGGCACGTCTGCAACAGGTTGATCGCGCCGCTTCCCGTGCCGCCGAGATCACACAGCAGCTGCTCTCTTTCAGTCGCGCTTCCGAGGAGAAGATCACGATCTTCGATTTCAACCAGGCGATCGAGGAAGCCAGCCAGTTGGCGCGAAGGTCTTTGCGTGGAAACGTGGACCTGCTGCTGATGCCCTCGCCCGTGCCTGCTTGCGTGAAGATGGATGCGACACGTGCGAGCCAGTTATTGCTGAACTTGTGCGTGAATGCCCAGGATGCCATGCCTCAGGGCGGACAGCTTGCGCTGACCAACGGTGTCTCCGTCCTCTCCCATGAGCAGGTCACGCAGCATCGCCTGCCGATCGGCTCGCGGTTCGTGAAATGCAGCGTACGGGACACGGGCACCGGCATTCCGGCGAATGTGCTGCCGCGTATCTTTGACCCATTTTTCACGACCAAGGGACCGGGCAAAGGCACTGGCCTGGGACTGGCCGTAGCACACAGCGTGGTGCGACAAGCGGGTGGTTTCCTCGAAGTGGAAACGGCGGCCGGCGAAGGCACCACGTTTCATATCTATCTGCCGTTGGTGGAGGGAGGAAACACGGCTTTCGTTAAGAAAGCCCCGAGCACTTTGCCGAAAGGATGCGGTCGCATCCTGATCGTGGATGATCTGGATATGATCCGGGATTTCGCGGCGAATTTCCTCACGGCAGCAGGGTTTGAAGTCGTCGCCGCCTCCGATGCCGATGACGCGACGACGAAACTGCACATGGCCGAGCAGCCTTTCGACCTGATGTTGACGGATTATAACATGCCGGGCCGTAACGGCGTGGAACTGATCCATCATGCAGCAGTGGAATGGCCGGAGATGAAGTTTATTCTGGCATCGGGTTATCTGGAAGAGGAGGAGCGGCAGGCGATCGAGAAATTCCGGGACGTTCGTGTGTTGCGCAAGCCTTACAACATGCATGAGGCGGTCTCGCTGATCATGAACCAGTTGCAGAAAGGGCATTAAGAATGACCAATGAGGAAACCTGAACGACCAAGGAATGAAGCAATGACAAGTATCTAATCGCCGTGTTTTCCACGAGTTCTGGAATCTAAAGCCAAGTTTGCTCTCATTTCATGTCTTCATTCGTCATTTTTCATTCTTTCGTCATTAACCTGCAGGTTCACAAAGATTCCTTAAGGCCAGCTTTTCTCCTGCCGATACAGCTTCTGAGTAATGTTGCGCTATTGCACTTATGACTGATCTACCTGTCGCGTTGGGTCGCCTTGCCGACCAGATTGCCTTGGAGCTGGCTTTTGCCGAGCCGGGCAAGGACAATGGTCTGCTGCCGATCAACAGTATGCTGGGCCAGGTCGAAGATTTGCTGGCTGAAACGCCCGACGCAACCGTGACCGAAGGCCTGGTCTTTGCCAGAGAGGTGCTGGATAGAACTTTTTTGGAAAGCGGACTGTTCACCACTGAAGTGCTCGCTCAGCTCAACCTCTGGACTCAGTGGTTGCAAATGGCAGCCAAGGCTTTGGAGGCCGCCACCAAGCCGGCTGCATGGGGCGTCCCCGGCGAGATCTCCTGCAAAAAGGAAAGCCCGCCTGCAAACCCGGCTTCGCCCACTGGAGATGAATTCATCGAAGAAGCGCTGACGCTCAATCTGGAGAATGATGCCGAGTTGTTGCGCGAGTTCATCAATGAATCGCACGAACATCTTCAAAACATCGAGCTGGGCGTGCTCACGCTTGAGGAACATCCGACGGATGGAGACACGCTTAACTCCATCTTCCGCGCGTTTCATACTTTCAAAGGCGGTTCTGGGTTCCTGAATCTCCGGCCCATCAACAAACTGGCGCATGAGCTGGAATCCCTGCTTGATCTCGCCCGTCAGCACAAGCTCGCCATCACGGCACCGGTCATCAACTTGATCCTTTCCGGTGGTGATACGTTGAAGCGTTTCGTGCAGCAGATCGACGCGCAGATCAGCGGTAATGCACCGGAGACGCCGGTGGTCATCCCCATCGGTGGGTTGCTGGCACGAATCAAAGCGGTCATCGAGGAGGGCGGCAAAGCTGAAGCAATGGCGCCCGTTGTCGAAGAGAGAGCAGTCATCGCTCCGGTGGGAACTGCTCAAGCCATTCAGGCGGACAACGCAACTGCATCTGAAACCACGCCCAAGGCGGGCATGAGCGCGTCTTTCGTGAAGGTGGATACCGTCAAGCTCGACAGTCTCGTGGATCTTGTCGGTGAGATGGTCATCGCGCAATGCATGGTGGCGCAGGATAAAGAAATCGTACGCAATGCGAATCCGTTGCTGACACGGAATCTGGCCCAGCTCGGTCGTATCACGCGTGAACTGCAACGCACAGCGATGTCGCTTCGCATGATGCCGATCCGCTCGACGTTCCAGAAGATGACGCGACTGGTCCGCGATCTTTCCCAGAAGGCCGGCAAGCAGGTGGAGTTGCACCTGAGCGGAGAGGACACGGAACTGGACCGCACGATCGTGGAAGAGATCAGCGATCCGTTGATCCACATGGTTCGAAATGCCGTGGATCATGGTATCGAACGTGCCGAGAAGCGGATGGCACAGGGCAAAGCGCCTTTCGGCAAAGTGTGGTTGCGTGCGTATCATAAAGGCGGCAGCATCGTCATCGAGATCAAGGATGATGGCGCGGGGCTCAATGCAGAGCGGATCAAGCAGAAAGGCATTGAGAAGGGCCTGCTGGCACCGGATGCGAACCCGACGGACAAGGAGATTTTCAATCTTATCTTTGCACCAGGTTTCTCAACGGCTGAAAAGATCACGGACATCTCTGGCCGTGGTGTAGGCATGGATGTCGTGAGGCGGAACATCGAACATTTGCGCGGACGTGTGGAGATCGAATCCGTGCCGGGGCAGGGAACGACGTTCGCGATCTATCTGCCTCTGACCTTGGCGATCATTGATGGATTGCTGGTAAGCGTGGGTACTGAAAAATTCATTCTGCCGACTCTGTCGGTGCGCGAGTCTTTCCGCCCAGCACCGCAGATGATCTCCAGTGTGCAAGAGCGCGGTGAGATGGTGAACGTGCGCGGACGTCTGCTGCCTTTGTTGCGTTTGAACCGTCATTTTAACATCACCACAAAAGCATCTCGTGCGGAAGAAGGCGTGATCGTGGTGCTCGAAGCCGACAACGAAAGCCGTTGCGTGCTGGTGGATGAACTGCTGGGCAAACAGGAAGTCGTGATCAAGACGCTGGGCAGCATGTTCAAGGAGAGCCTTTCGCTCGCTGGTGCCGCTATCTTGGGAGACGGCCGCGTGGGCTTGATCCTGGATGTGAACCATCTCGTAAAACTCGAAGCTGACGTGCTCTCCCGAGCCGCTTAAACCTCAACCAATAAATTTATGGCAACCACATTGAATGAAACGGCCGCTACGACCGCACGTGCGGTGGCGGGCAAATATCTGACATTTGCGCTGGGACGCGAGTCCTACGGCGTAGCCGTCCTGAAAGTGCGCGAGATCATCCGCGTGGTGGATATCACCGCCGTGCCGCAGATGCCCGAGTATGTGAAGGGCGTGATCAACCTGCGTGGCAAGATCATCCCCGTGGTGGATTTGCGCATCAAGTTCGCCCTCGCCAAGGCGGAGACGACCGAGAGCACGTGCATCGTGGTGGTGCAGATCCAAGGTGCGAGCGGGCTCAAGACGCAGATCGGACTCATCGTGGATGCGGT is from Verrucomicrobiia bacterium and encodes:
- a CDS encoding ATP-binding protein encodes the protein MSPALEQRSSNMTVRATGLSSTARYNGSASVWLEAGHVVVDHLGKVVHLGDSMARWLGLKQFTPGQSLEQTLAPRFPILPLVFHEILQSESGGAVELRSSDSESAAWVQCEVVPGPACQFLRFASILPPLSELSEGAWDQHLQSDAAVREMFLRSVRTEAQLGSITQRWPGVIFSQSADYGFSFASQRIEELTGYTLEQLRHRPGLFWQMVHEADADDLQTQWSKLDRQNSSISVSYRLRHATTGRVAYIMDQREAIFSENGLLLGFEGVWLDVTRQTIAERRLSSAAWKETIAVLTMGLAHDFSNIMAGIHSLSEAFTAELDSSHPHHEGLALIRQNAMQASHLVRRILSLHNDKVGELNYYNLNEVVADTVELMRKTVPRRIDIRTVLHAEGLPLFVDAVELRQVAINLMVNAMDAMPLGGMLEVSTSLHENVDAAGLVIGHVGRSPVICLTVKDTGCGIPQSKLGSIFDPFFTTKAVNKGSGLGLYNARLFVEKHHGAISVDSHLGAGATFKVWLPQADFTENDRVEPTGLPVRHTILLLGRSGRPMERMLQYLREHGLYVVGCLSADSAQEALSSPQYQFAAVLGLCDRDSEWIWSFLGTQRQLRSPLKAAVQILGHNVDELNTQFMTGADMIFSPDTSELELLTRLQSLLPAAEPPTP
- a CDS encoding HD domain-containing phosphohydrolase, with protein sequence MSTSTANNTSPHRILIVDDEEIVMVGLRETLTRAGYQVKTSSNPLPALELLQQEQFAVIISDHQMPQMTGLEFLALAKQIQPDATRILITAVLSLDTVIDAINKGEIYRFIVKPWLREELLATVKNAAQRFDLLCKNALLQATTLAMNDKLTQLNRELEARVKQVDEQNQRLAVLNEALQTNLFRSVELCLHTMESFYPTLGSQGRRVHDICDAIGHSLNFPPEQQQAFEISAWLHDIGLVSVPRQIIRKWQTEPHKLNESDKAIIRQHPILGQELARFVHDLEIVGLIIRSHHERFDGQGYPDMLQGEQIPWSARLLAVAVGYADSIYLTDKDALEAVKLGSGKAYDPEAVRAFLRALPDAQIPARQREVLLSELRPGMVLARGIYTPSGILLIPEGQQLNGPSIDKLLNHNQINPISQSLVVYC
- the fliD gene encoding flagellar filament capping protein FliD is translated as MDLSLSGLASGFDWKSLVDQLTDVERTPQKRLFSEQSLINQRNNAYSSIKTQLGVLTNRINALKDPALFDSRSASSTDATIASASVTSGAPAGQYAFAVTQLASSARQLGTTDAGASLSATNDVSGVVLGSAGFSTAITAGNITVNGKQVAITTTDTLQDVFNRIGTATGGVVTGSYDSATDKISLTSSNGNVVLGSATDTSNFLAVTRLNNNGANTVSSSAKLGGLKLTGALSSANFGTALSDGGSGAGQFKINGVAISFNATSDSLTNVLDRINSSTSGVNASYDAVNDRLVLTNKVTGDIGVAMEDVTGNFLAASGLSGGTLERGKNLTYKVDDGPELTSQTNTITQTSSGITGLSLSVLKEGTVKIAVSSDTSKIKTAITDFMAEYNRLQTVVDGQTASTTDAKGKVTAGILANDSTAYDVGASLRAETNRIVNSLTGSLKRLDDLGITSNGKDNALALTTSTALDEALANNLAGVKKLFTDSSDGIATRLSKWMDKTTGDTGTLTTKQNNLTKEAANLDTQMLDLERLVQANKNRLTASFVAMEVAQAKIKQQSQYLSQKFGSSTTSG
- a CDS encoding flagellin, with protein sequence MVINTNTSAQNGARLLGESSAMLSKSLARLSSGSKIVSPEDDAAGLAVSTRFDAQINRISAANSNVGNAISFNQTQDGFLQKVTKALDRMSELSVLAQDVTKTDADRTLYNSEFATLGAYVNNVATKDFNGVSLFSGTSQAVTTDSDGGTFSMSGVNLGATTYTTATSSTVTSTTNAATALTNVKAAITQLASDRATIGANITRLNSTSEQLGVLKDNMSAANSRIKDVDVAEESTKFARYNILVQAGTAMLAQANSTPQSALRLLG
- the fliS gene encoding flagellar export chaperone FliS → MRQTNLLRSYRQVATQTAPPGQLVLMLFEGAIRFLERAMTGFELEDPIDCNETISNNVIRAQAIIHELNVSLNMEAGGEFSQTMRRLYNYLDYRLMESNLKKEPAGIKESLARLITLRDAWATMLSGQGPAQAVQETPAPVNMAAA